TACCAGCCTTTCAATGCTGAACGCTTTTTCTTTCGCACCAACACACTCTTGGAAAACCAGTGTTAACGGCGCTTTCCCTTTAAGGTATTTGGCACATTTATCTCCCTGTTCCTGATGTTCCTTAAGCCTTCTATCCACATCCAGGGTTACACCTGTGTAAAGTGAGCCGCCATTGCATTCTATGATATATAAATGCCAATCATCCATAAAACCAGCTTATAAATAAATATGAAATATCCAGACTGTCCTAGAAATCATTTTGTCACGCCTGTATGCTTTTAAGTAGGAGTCCATTTTATGCTTAGTGGTCTGTTTCATAAATCCTGTGACATATTTTTAAACGGAGCTATAGAGCTGTAGTAATTTGTTTATCTCAATTACCCCTCCTAACCTCCCCTTATCAAGGTTATCAAGGGGAGGAATTTCCCCTCCTTGTTAAGGAGTGGGTAGAGGAGGTTAATTCAAATTTGGTAAATGTGTAAAAATACATGATGCTTTTCAAGGAAAAAACCTGGGAATATAAACGATGCCATCGCTCTAGGCGACAGCAATCGCTATATTTAGTACTTATTCATGACTGCTTCAAAAAGGCTATCACTTTTTGGTTTACCATCTGCGCCTGAGTAATTGTCAGGTCATGACCGGCATTGGATATAATTTCCGTTTTTACATACGGCGCCAAATCATGCAGGCACTGCACAGCTTCCCGAGCAGGATAGATTTTCTCGTTTTCACCAACCAAAAAGAGCGCTGGGATTTTAATACTTCGCAGTTCTTTTTAATGTTACTCCTTTGTCCTGCGAATACGTCAGTTAAATATAACTACTCGGGACACCAGGAAATTGAAGTATAAAAGGAAGGGATAACAAAATTTATTATTTTAGTGCTAATATTCATCGAACCTACAATGCAGAATTCTAATTTATCCCACCCTCTAAATAGTGTTTGACCGAAAACTCAACATCTAGTGTCATTCCGGTAATCTTCCCTGCTAAAAACATGCAGGGACAAGCTTGAGCCGGAATCTAATCATTCCAAGCATGTAGATTCCCGCTAAAAGCATTGCGGGAATGACAGAATGGGTGCTTTTCGTTCAGACACTAAATAGGAAGATTTAACTAAACCGGGAACGGATCTTCGTCTGGGGATTGATGCCAATCCGATGTTTTGTGCAGAATTGTAAGGGAATATTTTCATAAGCACCTATACTTGATAGATCTTTTATTTTATGAAATTATCCGGGATCCAATTGGATAATATTTTGGAATTGACAAATTTATCATACTATTTATCAACATCAATTTACTGCAGTCGATAGTATTCAGACCTGGCAGGTTTTTATTCCAGAAAATAAAATTCCTAAAAATTGGAGTTTGTGAAACCTGCCAGGTCTAATCGCACAAAAAATCTGATTCAATCATTGGGAGAAAATAGAAACGAAAAGAAATTCTGATAATAAGCTCTAAACCTGTTCCTGACAGAGCCTGCCCCTGATGGCAGGTTCAGGGGTTCAGGAATTCTAGACAAACTACAATAACCAACAACAATCAGAACTTGTAAAACTATTAATACCATTCAAAAATATATATCAAACGCAATGCATTCTTAATTTGTATGGACTAAAATGAAATCAATATTTTTGAATTGTAAATAATTATCATTATATTTAGAACCTAAAAAAATAGTGAATTTTTTTTGTCATGAAAATCCCAATCTACCAAATAGATGCGTTTACGAGCAAGGTGTTTTCCGGAAATCCGGCTGCTGTCTGTCCATTGGATGAGTGGCTAGAGGATTCAATACTGCAGTCTATCGCATTAGAAAACAATCTATCCGAAACTGCGTTTTTTATTCCTGAATCGGAAGGATATCATTTACGCTGGTTTACTCCAGTTGCAGAAGTGGATTTGTGTGGCCATGCGACTTTAGCTACTGCATATGTCATTTTTAACGACATTAATACAAGGATCGAAAAGGTTTCATTTCAAACAAGAAGCGGTTTGTTGATCGTTACCAGTAAGGCCAATTTGCTGCAGCTGGATTTTCCCGCCCAGCCACCTGAACCCTGTGAAGCGGATCAAAAATTATTGCAAGCTTTAGGAGGAAACCCGCTTCATGTATTGCAAAATGATGATTATTTCGTAACCTATGAAACTGAAGCAGAAATCAGGAACCTAAAACCCAATATGCAATTGTTGAATACCGTGGACTCTAGAGGAGTCATCGTTACCGCCAAAGGAGACCAGGCAGATTTTGTTTCCCGATTTTTCGCTCCGAGATACGGCATACCGGAAGACCCAGTGACAGGATCTGCCCATTGCGCTTTGATTCCATATTGGTCGGATAAGCTTGGCAAAACCAAATTACATGCGTACCAGCTTTCAGCTCGTGGAGGAGAATTATTTTGTGAACACAATGGCGATCGTGTGATTATTGCCGGTTGTTGTGTTAAATATATGGAGGGTTTTATCACGATATAATCTGGTTTAATATCTACTCCATCCCGTAGTGGCTTTTTATTTAACAGTAAATAATTTGTTTTTTTGCTCAATCAAACTTTTTGCCGATAATAAATAAGCTTGTTCTTTTAATAAACACCAAAGGACATTGAATATGCTGGAGACCAAAGAAAAGACTATAAAGTTAAAATCAATCACGCTATCAAAAGAAGAAATCATTAGTGATTATCGCTTAGCTTTCAAGAATCGGCAAGCCTGTGTACTGGGCCGGAGAGAGGTAATGGGAGGAAAAGCCAAGTTCGGCATTTTTGGTGATGGCAAAGAAATCCCACAAATCGCATTAGCCAAAGCTTTTCGGTTGGGAGATATTCGTTCCGGGTATTATCGAGATCAAACCCTTGTGATGGCGTTAGGTATTCACACAATCCACGAATTTTTTGCACAACTATATGCACATACAGATGTTGAAGCCGAACCCGCTACCGCCGGTCGTTCCATGAACTGCCATTTTGCAACAAGGAGCCTCTCTGATGATGGCAGTTGGAAAGATATGATGTCTGAATACAATTCTGCTTCGGACATTTCTCCAACGGGCTCACAAATGCCGAAACTGGTAGGATTGTCCTACGCTTCTAAATTGTATCGCGAATTGAAAGAACTGCAATCGTTCAAACAATTTTCTAATAATGGAAATGAAATTGCATTTGGAACCATTGGTAATGCCAGCTGTGCAGAAGGAATGTTTTGGGAATCTATTAATGCGATCGGTGTTTTAAAAGCCCCCATGGTGCTTTCCATTTGGGATGATCATTATGGCATTTCCGTTCCAAACGAAGAACAAGTTACCAAAGAAAATATTTCAGAGCTATTGAAAGGTTTCCAACGAAAGCCGGGTAACAATCCTGGTTATGACATCTACACGGTTAAAGGATGGCAATACCCGGAATTAATCGAAATCTACCAGAAAGCTGCAAAAATTGCCAGGGAGCAACATGTCCCTTCAATCATCCATGTGACTGAAATCACCCAACCCCAGGGCCACTCTACATCGGGAAGTCATGAGCGTTATAAATCTAAAGAAAGGCTTGTATGGGAGGATGAGTTTGACGGCATCAGGAAGATGCGGGAATGGATGATTGGTGAAGAGATAGCCACTGCTGAAGAAATGGATGAATACGAAGAAAAAGATAAAAAATTAGTGATCAAAATCAGGGATGAGGCCTGGGAGAGTTTTCTGTCTCCGATTCGACAGGAAGTGGATGATGTGGCAAGAATGATTGATGATTTGGCTGAAGATTCATCGCAATCGACTGAATTGAAAAAAGTCAAGAATTCCCTGATCAGTATTCCAAATCCGTTGCGCCGAAACGTGATGCCTGCAGTAAAGGACGCCTTAATTTTGGTCAGGAATGAAGATTCACAAGCCAGGCAAAATTTAATCGATTGGAAGAAAAAACAAGAAGATTTGAATGAAGATCGTTACAGTTCCCATTTGCACAGCCAGTCGATAGAATCTGCCCTCAATGTAGCAGAGATCAAACCGATTTTTTCTGATGATTCTCCTATAATTAATGGTTCTGAAATTTTAAATAAATGTTTTGATGCCGCACTTGGACGGGATCCCCGGGTCATTGCATTCGGGCAGGATGTTGGCAAGCTTGGCGACGTTAACCAGGGGTTTAAAGGTCTGCAGGAGAAATATGGCAAGCTAAGGGTTTCAGACACTGGAATTCGTGAATGCACGATCATCGGTCAAGCGATTGGTATGGCTTTGCGTGGATTACGACCCATTGCTGAAATTCAGTATCTGGACTATCTCCTGTATGCCATCCAAATTATATCCGATGATTTGGCTACCCTGCATTGGCGCACCAAAGGCGGTCAGAAGGCGCCTGTCATTATCCGATCGAGAGGCCATAGGCTTGAGGGTATCTGGCATGCCGGCTCGCCCATGGGGGCCATTTGTCACCTACTTAGAGGAATGCATATCCTGGTTCCACGCAATATGACGCAAGCAGCCGGATTCTACAATACTCTACTGCAATCTGATGAGCCATGCTTAATAGTGGAGGTATTAAACGGATATCGATTGAAAGAAAAATTACCGGATAATATTAGTGAATTTACTGTCCCATTGGGTGTATCGGAAATTTTGCGAGAAGGTAAAGATGTTACACTTGTTACCTATGGCGCTTGCTGCCGGATTGCATTAGAGGCTGCCGAGCACTTAAAAAAGACAGGTATCGAAACAGAAATTATCGATGTACAATCTCTTTTGCCTTTTGATACCCGAGGCATGATCCTGGAATCTTTGAAGAAGACCAGCCGCATTGTTTTTCTTGATGAAGATGTACCAGGTGGTTGTACAGCCTACATGATGCAAGAAGTATTGGAGAAACAAAAAGGCTATTATTGGCTTGATTCCGAGCCTCGGACTCTGCCGGCCAAACCGCATAGAACTGCGTTTGGATCTGATGGCGATTATTTCTCCAAACCGAATGTCGAGCAAATTTTTGAGACCATTTATGAATTGATGCATGAGGCTGACCCTGGGAAATACCCATTGTTCTATAAGTAAGATATTAACAATTTGGACGTAACTATTCAGCCTCAAAGTCTCTAAGACTCAAAGGATAAAACTATAAACGAATATTTTCCAAGTAATAAAGAAGAATTCCAACTATTCAGCCATTAGCTTTTAGCTGTTTGCCTTTAGCTTACTGATGAGATTGTTACTCATTTTTTGTTCACTATTTTAACTGATCCATAATCACTTAACCATCTTTTATTGGGATTAAATGCCAATAGCTAACAGCCAAAAACCAATAGCCGAACAATTTCAAAAAAGGGCATCAAAAGATTCATTATATGAACTTTGA
This window of the candidate division KSB1 bacterium genome carries:
- a CDS encoding transketolase; amino-acid sequence: MLETKEKTIKLKSITLSKEEIISDYRLAFKNRQACVLGRREVMGGKAKFGIFGDGKEIPQIALAKAFRLGDIRSGYYRDQTLVMALGIHTIHEFFAQLYAHTDVEAEPATAGRSMNCHFATRSLSDDGSWKDMMSEYNSASDISPTGSQMPKLVGLSYASKLYRELKELQSFKQFSNNGNEIAFGTIGNASCAEGMFWESINAIGVLKAPMVLSIWDDHYGISVPNEEQVTKENISELLKGFQRKPGNNPGYDIYTVKGWQYPELIEIYQKAAKIAREQHVPSIIHVTEITQPQGHSTSGSHERYKSKERLVWEDEFDGIRKMREWMIGEEIATAEEMDEYEEKDKKLVIKIRDEAWESFLSPIRQEVDDVARMIDDLAEDSSQSTELKKVKNSLISIPNPLRRNVMPAVKDALILVRNEDSQARQNLIDWKKKQEDLNEDRYSSHLHSQSIESALNVAEIKPIFSDDSPIINGSEILNKCFDAALGRDPRVIAFGQDVGKLGDVNQGFKGLQEKYGKLRVSDTGIRECTIIGQAIGMALRGLRPIAEIQYLDYLLYAIQIISDDLATLHWRTKGGQKAPVIIRSRGHRLEGIWHAGSPMGAICHLLRGMHILVPRNMTQAAGFYNTLLQSDEPCLIVEVLNGYRLKEKLPDNISEFTVPLGVSEILREGKDVTLVTYGACCRIALEAAEHLKKTGIETEIIDVQSLLPFDTRGMILESLKKTSRIVFLDEDVPGGCTAYMMQEVLEKQKGYYWLDSEPRTLPAKPHRTAFGSDGDYFSKPNVEQIFETIYELMHEADPGKYPLFYK
- a CDS encoding PhzF family phenazine biosynthesis protein, whose protein sequence is MKIPIYQIDAFTSKVFSGNPAAVCPLDEWLEDSILQSIALENNLSETAFFIPESEGYHLRWFTPVAEVDLCGHATLATAYVIFNDINTRIEKVSFQTRSGLLIVTSKANLLQLDFPAQPPEPCEADQKLLQALGGNPLHVLQNDDYFVTYETEAEIRNLKPNMQLLNTVDSRGVIVTAKGDQADFVSRFFAPRYGIPEDPVTGSAHCALIPYWSDKLGKTKLHAYQLSARGGELFCEHNGDRVIIAGCCVKYMEGFITI
- a CDS encoding GIY-YIG nuclease family protein, with the protein product MDDWHLYIIECNGGSLYTGVTLDVDRRLKEHQEQGDKCAKYLKGKAPLTLVFQECVGAKEKAFSIERLVKNSTKKNKENLVKGNISLDDFIKIRA